Proteins encoded in a region of the Pseudomonadota bacterium genome:
- a CDS encoding aminotransferase class III-fold pyridoxal phosphate-dependent enzyme, with amino-acid sequence MLKLSHNTLPNKGIKIVRAKNEIFWDDKGKEYIDLSSQTFNLLFGQCNSYINKYIFEQLKECSFIDQDFISEKHQLAIEALYNFIPSNLKCFNLRLNDGSSAVEAAVKQARRATGKSKVLTIDGIYLGQNSQVIHLRGWGKKPYDILRGSTEDVIYAPIPYPNKKTDFNYASEENGDSVCELIEKHHQDLACVLIDPVMISSGVTTGRDFKTYLSKITQACQYYKIPLIFDECQTFGWVPDGTVSKHYNLDIDMLVLAKGIGGGIPLAVCVSKPKFDNLNFGEADYTNGGTLPAIAGMMAVCHLMSQKNYINHFNRLSSFIQTKLKAFVEENTEIYSSRGIGLINALEIDIGESSEKNSILIKEIAKTALKNGVFVRSHSKCLSIKPSRIMTLKNAEKALDILFNTVRSFINKENN; translated from the coding sequence ATGTTAAAACTTAGCCATAATACTTTGCCAAACAAAGGTATAAAAATTGTTAGAGCAAAGAATGAGATATTTTGGGATGACAAAGGCAAGGAATACATAGATTTATCAAGTCAAACTTTTAATTTATTATTTGGCCAATGTAATTCTTATATTAATAAGTATATTTTTGAACAATTAAAAGAATGTTCTTTTATTGATCAAGATTTCATCTCAGAAAAACATCAATTAGCAATAGAGGCTTTGTATAATTTTATTCCTTCTAATTTGAAGTGTTTTAATCTTAGACTTAATGATGGCTCAAGTGCCGTTGAGGCTGCTGTAAAACAAGCCAGGCGTGCAACAGGTAAATCTAAAGTATTAACAATAGACGGTATCTATTTAGGTCAAAATTCTCAGGTTATACATTTGAGAGGATGGGGAAAGAAGCCTTATGACATTTTAAGAGGAAGCACTGAAGATGTTATCTATGCTCCTATTCCTTATCCCAACAAAAAAACAGATTTTAACTATGCTTCAGAAGAAAATGGGGATTCTGTATGTGAATTGATAGAAAAACATCACCAAGATTTGGCTTGTGTTTTAATCGACCCTGTAATGATTAGTTCAGGGGTTACTACCGGAAGAGACTTTAAAACGTACCTCAGTAAAATTACTCAAGCCTGCCAATACTATAAGATTCCTCTTATTTTTGATGAGTGCCAAACATTTGGGTGGGTTCCTGACGGCACAGTTTCTAAGCATTATAACCTTGATATAGATATGCTTGTGTTAGCAAAAGGTATAGGAGGTGGAATTCCTCTTGCTGTTTGCGTCTCCAAACCAAAGTTTGATAATCTTAATTTTGGGGAAGCTGACTATACTAACGGAGGAACTCTCCCAGCCATAGCTGGTATGATGGCTGTTTGTCATCTTATGTCGCAAAAAAACTATATAAATCACTTTAATAGACTTTCTAGCTTTATTCAGACGAAGCTTAAAGCTTTTGTAGAAGAGAATACTGAAATTTACTCTTCAAGAGGAATTGGTCTTATAAATGCTTTAGAGATAGATATAGGAGAGTCTTCTGAAAAAAATTCTATTCTTATTAAAGAGATTGCAAAAACAGCTTTAAAGAATGGAGTGTTTGTTAGAAGTCACTCTAAATGTTTAAGCATTAAACCTTCAAGAATTATGACATTAAAAAATGCTGAGAAAGCCCTTGATATCCTTTTTAACACAGTAAGATCTTTTA
- a CDS encoding thiazole biosynthesis family protein gives MNYVNPCFQVLDFSLTKVWHCFGNYMNEVDLQTVINMLNASKTNVIPINTHKMTNNNARNGLLIGFGGVKYDDLAKSMDLSEKLIMLNINHQTTAEDAIEKTLRAYDLTGEKLIKLEVLNEDMETSNNKELIKAVKKLRQLKPELILMPLLHCNYEDAEELVELGCPLLRVMGSGIGTGKGIIDKEEFKKICDLNVPVVLDGGVGSPKDFEEAVNLGAIGCLVNSMLFKSDYTPEEELKNFVIGCQNILHSYA, from the coding sequence TTTTCAAGTTTTAGATTTTTCGTTAACAAAAGTATGGCATTGTTTTGGAAATTATATGAATGAAGTCGATCTTCAAACAGTAATAAATATGCTTAATGCCTCTAAAACAAATGTAATTCCCATTAACACACATAAAATGACTAATAATAACGCAAGAAATGGTCTTTTGATAGGATTTGGAGGCGTGAAGTATGATGATTTAGCTAAAAGCATGGATCTTTCCGAAAAGCTTATTATGCTTAATATTAATCATCAAACAACAGCTGAAGATGCCATTGAAAAAACCTTAAGAGCATATGATTTAACAGGAGAAAAATTAATTAAACTTGAAGTTTTAAATGAGGATATGGAAACATCTAATAATAAAGAATTAATTAAAGCTGTTAAAAAATTAAGGCAACTTAAACCAGAACTTATTTTAATGCCATTGCTCCATTGCAACTATGAAGATGCCGAAGAGCTTGTAGAATTAGGCTGCCCTCTTTTAAGAGTTATGGGAAGCGGAATAGGAACTGGAAAAGGAATTATAGATAAAGAAGAGTTTAAAAAGATCTGCGACTTAAATGTTCCAGTTGTACTTGATGGAGGAGTGGGGTCTCCAAAAGACTTTGAAGAAGCTGTTAACCTTGGAGCCATTGGGTGCTTAGTTAATAGCATGCTTTTTAAATCTGATTATACGCCAGAAGAAGAGTTAAAAAACTTTGTTATAGGATGTCAGAATATTTTGCACTCATACGCTTAA